The Nymphaea colorata isolate Beijing-Zhang1983 chromosome 5, ASM883128v2, whole genome shotgun sequence DNA segment ATTTTCCACCTTCTGAAAAAGTTACTACTTTATATACAGCACCTTGTCAATCATTAATCAAGTTAGTTGGATGATTCATAATTATACATAATGTGGTTGCATGACATGGTTTCTCATACTCTGTTTTCAGAGGAATTATTAACTGCCAAAATGCGACCAATGCAAAGGAGGAGGACCGTGGCTGGCATTGATCAAGATGAACTACTGGAACCATCCTTGCTGGCTGACCCGGACAGTTGTTTCTATGAGTTCAATGGTGTCCATATTCACCATAAGATCTGTAACGCAGAAGATGATCAAGTAGGTGACCTAATGGACATCTCAGTCCAAGGGGAAGCATCTAATTCCCATTTAAGAGATGGCAGATTAGGACTGCCCATGATTCTTCTGCATGGTTTTGGGGCATCTGTATTCTCATGGAGCAGAGTGATGAAGCCACTTGCGAGTTTGGTTGGATCCAAAATTCTTGCTTTTGACCGACCTGCCTTTGGATTGACATCAAGAGTGCACTACCCTCATAAGCCTAGCTCTACACTGGTGTCTTCCGCTCATTTGAATCCTTATTCAATGGCTTTCTCTGTCCTTGTTACGCTTTCCTTCATGAACTTGTTGATGGCAGATAAAACAATTTTATTGGGGTGAGTATGCTTACGAAGGGGAaaggtaaaaaaacaaaagttgctAACTTTAAGTCTAGTGTGGAAACGTTTCATTACAAGTTTTAGTCAATGGAATAGAGTGATGTGTTTTACATCTACCTCTGCACAACTCTTTGATCTCTGTTCTAAATCCCAGTATTTAAATTCCATATTTCATTTCCATGTCTTATCTAAGAGGGAATACAAATGTAGATCTTCATTGTATTTCTGCTATTTCCCTATTCACTTGATTCAccacattttcttctcttcagtTTTGGTTTTTTGATTTTTACTAGATTAAGTCTTAGGTGGAAGTGCAATTGGTGCATATTCTTCTTTGTGCTGATATATTACTGTCCTGTATCTGAAGGAGTTCTAATGCTCCTAACCTGATAATTACTTGATAgcatattcttcttttcatacTCTGGCCATTGAGGACTTGAACACTTCAATAATGCTTCAAAAGTAGTCTTCAGTATTTCTGGTGAACTGAAAAGTTGCAATTAGCAAGGTTTACCAACACTTTAGCTCAGCCCCTTATGATTTCCCATGTTCTGGTGAACAGAAGTCTTCCAGCAACAGCACTTCTTGTCACACTTGCTCCAAAATGCAGATGCTCAATTCTTTTTATGGTGAGGAGTTTCTTTTTGGAGAATATTCAAAACATCACATGCAGCAGTGATTTTGCAGGCATTCAGCTGGATGTCTTGTAGCAGTTGAGGCTTACTTTCAAGCACCTGAACGTGTTGCTGCATTAATCCTTGTTGCTCCTGCAATTGTTGCACCACTTGTCTCATCTAATCCAAAGAAGGAAAGTTCTACCGAAAGAGAAAATGTGTTCAATAACAAAGACTCTGTTACAAATGGCCTGAACTTTTATCGTTTTTGTGCATTTCTCTTTGAAATCTATCTTCAAGTCAAAAGAGCCATAATTTGGATGATAAAAGGGTTAATGAATTTGATCTCCTATTCCTACAAGAAATTGCTGTCAGCAATTCTGCGGTCTCATCTGGCTATTTTTCTGGTGAGCTTTATCTGATATTAGCATGATCCTATCTTTCTTAGTCTTGCGTTATCTTGCATAATTTTTGGTTCCTAGAAACTGCATTCAATAGTATAGCTCCTTGCAGGTGAGGTTGATAATTGACAGATTTGGTGTAACGGCTGTTAGGAATGCTTGGTATGATGCAAACAAAGCCACTGAGCATGATGTTAATGGCTATACGAAGGTGAGCATGGGATATTATATCAATGTTGAAGCCACACATAGGCCAGGGAGGCATGTGTGCCTTCTAATTTGccaaaagtttatatgtaagACATATGTGTACataaatttacatataagtgTCTGCCTCAACTACTAATTTACATGTTTGCACCCTCCCTCAAttaaatttctagctctgccactgatACACAATTTAGTCATTTACTTGCAGTAATATATGATGTTTTTGATAGCTTAGTTCCTATTCTAGCAGTTGTGCAACGTTATTGGATTGCTGATTAGGTTGCGAACAAGTTGGATAttattttgaagttttctaCTTTTAAGTTGTATCCAGCTTTACACAAATATCATTTCCTATATGTTTAGCAGATGCAACTTCCAGCCAATTTATATTCCTATCTCTACGAAAGGCATCCTTCTGTGACCATGTCGATGATGTATTATTCATGGTTTATTTCTTTGGGTTCTTTTGAAAAGGCGTTACTTTTCAAGGAATATTTCTGTCACCAAGTGTATGTGTTAAGAACAGGAGAACAGCCAAGCTCCTTGTAGGCTTGTAGCTCACTGCAGCTGGTATTATAAACTATAAAGAGCTTAATCGAACTCATAAAACAAACTATGCAAATTTAATATTAGCAGTATATGACCTCTCATCTTGACTTGTATAAAAGCTCATTAACTGATAATTAATATATTTTGAACATGTCATATTTTCTGCTTTAAAACAAGTGGTCAAAGTGTTTTTGCAAATAAAAAGTTAAGAGAtcaaaatctattccaaatAAATTAGCTTGAGGCGAACCAATAAGCTATTGAAGAACTTGTTTCAATATGTATGTCTAGCTATCTCAAAATGgtagtttaaaattttacttgttttgtttttttacctGTAATTTCAAATGGCAGTTTGCTGCTGTGCTCTTAGTGTTGCCACTGTTCAGAGCTTGCATCTGTGTAAATAGGTGTAAGCAATTGTCCTTGATGTGTTCAAGCTTGCATCTTGTAACACCTAGCTGAGCCAAGTCCTATCTTGTAAGCTAACTGAGATAAATGAGTCAGTTCACAATGTTGTTTCCACAGGTACATTGTTTTAGGACTAAAGTAGAAAATGATTAAATTCTTTTCTGTTTGGGTATATCAGACTGAGCtgatgtttttttgttgtttgtctTGCAAATTATATGAAATATCTACTCTGTTTTAGATTCCAATCAGAAAAACACTTTATTGAAAGGTTTGAGTTTACTGGCTTTTTGATACTACAAAAAAGTTATGTTACTGCAATCCAATCAtcatcaactctctctctctctctctctctccatatatatatatatatatatatatatatatatatatagggagagagagagagagagagacagacagataTATATTAGTGATTGGTAGATACATTCACTTGGGTAacggataaaaaccagacctgttaaattcatgttaaaaagtgttttaaacaaaatgtgaaccttccaatgtgtttataaacactactTTAATAATTATGCTTTGGTTcgagtcatttttgtaaaaataattgattcttatactatcaaaattttgatgttataagggccattcttttttttactattaaaaaaattatttaaataagaaatgactaattaatatatgtttctcatcatatcattcttaagatcatatctataaggttagattgcaaataataataataattaattttaatagatctggtttttgtctcttccCCAAGTGGTCTGGTccttacctatatatatatacatatatatatacatatatatatacatatatacatgacaTGCATCCAAAGTAAGGTACTTCTGTTGAAGCAAGAGCCTCACTCTTGATGCACTTCACAATAACCTTTAGCAATCTGCAGCGTCGTGTGTTTCTGTATAAGTTGTTATCTTAAAATGAACCAAGAGCAACTTCAGAGAAACTACTAAAATTATAGAACATTAGTAGCTAACTTCTCTTACAGTTTTGAAGTTCACAAGACCAATAAATTACCTGGCGGTTACCTATAGACAAAGTTCTCACAATCCAAACTCATATTACTGTTCACTTGCTTACATCCATACATTCGTCATTCCAGAATGTAGGTGGCCAGTGGCCACGTTTGTTTGAATTCACTAATAGATTAATAGCCTTTACCTTTGTGATATTATTCTTCTGCAGCCACTAAGAGTTAAGGGATGGGATAAGGCACTTCTGGAGTTTACAATAGCTATGCTCGTTCACACTGAAACTGAGCAAAAGACAGCAATCAAGAACAGACTTTCTGATATCACATGTCCAGGTAAAACATGTTATGTTCTTGTGCTTAGGGAGAAACTTTTAAGTATCTCTGAAAGATGCAATATACAGTTCCTTTTCTCCTTGAGATCTAAAACCTTAACAAGAACTAACAAAATAGGACTGCTCAAAATTGTTGCCtgctccaaaaaaaattgatcaagtGCATTTTTTTGTCTTAATTCCCAAGTAGGGCATTGTTTTTGCATCTGCTGAAGCACTTTTTTGAAGCTTAATCCGTTTCCTTTTGTTGTTCCAATGGCTCAATTCCACGGACTCAGTCCTTGTCCATCTTACAATGAGAACATTTGAAAGAGTGAGCCACTGAACCAGCACCTACGGTGCCGATCTGTATCTAACATAGCTTTCAAACTTGGACCTGAACCGTTACTTGAGAAGCATTGCAGCAGTAAAACCTTTGAATTTACCTCCCTGGCCTCTGCTTGTACACCTATAGCTTTAGCTTGCTTGTGTAGTGAGAACTTGAGAAAAAGGCCCTTTCTGTCTTAATTTTCAAGTGCGACATTACATCTACCTTGACATATTTATGAAGTTTAAGCCACTTCTCCCTGCAAATGCAAATTGCTTTATCCTGTTTCCGGCGACTCTCATCCACAAATTTCAGCTTATGGGAACATTTGGACAAACGAGCTAGCACCCAATGTGCTGATCTCTTACTGTCATAGATTTTCAACTTGTACCGGAACCCTAGTGGGCACAGCAATAAAACCCTTTGGATATGTGCCTCCTGGACCCTGACTGGTACccctatgcttcaacttgtggAAGGAATGAGGCACATAGAAATCAATCAACAATACCCACATAATAGCAATGGCCTAGCCCACTTCTCTAACCCCTTCAGGTCTGTGCCTGCCATAGCCTTTCTCCTAAGTGGAATCGAACTTGTGACATGGTGGACCGTCGAACATCCCAACACTTTCCTTATCAACTGGGTGACCCGGTCCAGGATGCTTACATTTCcatctgtatttttttttttctgggaaaAAAGGTGAATGGTATATGTCCATTAAGTACTGCTTCCTGGAAGCACCGCTTCCAAAGTTGCAATTCTCATACTAAATTGGTAAACTGTATTCATTGGAAAATAAATTATCATCACGCTCATACTTAATTGATAAATTGTGTCCATTGTGAAAAACAGTTCTAATCGTCACTGGGGACAACGATCGTCTTGTTCCTGCGTGGAACGCCAAACGGCTATCACAAGCTATTCCTGGTTCACAACTGGAAGTGATCAAGGACTGCGGCCACTTGCCCCATGAAGAACAAGCTGAAGAATTTCTATCTGCTGTCAGAACATTTTTGTCTAGGGCTTTCAGCATTCAAAGCCATGACGTTAACACAGCAGGAGCATGAGTCATTGCAAAGAAGCTCACCTCCAATGTATATATAGCAATACTTGAAACTCCGAAATCATGCATGTTCAGGTAAGAAGCTCAGATGTATTACCTTCTGGACCAATTTCCGCAAGGAAAATGGAATTTCTCATACCAAGGTTTACCATGTTCCTACAACGAATTACTTATTTAGGCTTGTTTATACATATCTGTAGCTATCATATGTAAATGAAATCATTTTCTCAGTGCTACCAAAAGCTTATGTGTTTGTTAATTCACGAGGATTGGACTTCTGAGAAtgcttttaacaaaaataaggtgCATGTGTGTATGCCTGTATGGTATGATGAAAATTTGGATGAGGAGATGAGAAGCTTCATAAGCATtcagttgaaaagaaaagcttcTGGGGTTTCTGTTACCCTTCTGTATACAGTATCTGATGGTTGGAATTGCATAACCTCCATAATTAAACCTTTTCCTGCCCTCTGCCTTTCTGGGAAGGTCCATAAACTTGGATAGTGCAAGTGTCTGCTTGATGATGAAAATTAAACTTGGATTGTGCAAGTGTGTGCTTGATGATGAAAATTAAGTTCATCAGCTTAGGTTTTTTTTGGGGTCAGGTACAATGAACTAAATGAATCATCCATATGAAGGTACACATTACCAGAGTCAGAAAGTGTTAAGAGTATTCCAGACTGGCATATATTCTACACAGTATATTGTGAATATGTGATCCCCTTCATTTGTGTCATAGCATAGAATTTGCAGAAATTGTGACGCTTCCACCATCCAGGCCTGAAGAGTAGTCCATTGCATTCAGAAAATCATCACCAAAAAGGAAGGCACCGGCTGCCAAGGCTCCACCAGCAGCCCCCATTCCAAAGCCAGGCGCCATTGTTCCTCCTCTTGCTCCAGCAGAAGTCCTTCCAGGCATGCTCCAGTATGTTCCACCCTCTTGGGCTGCGGTTGGAGCAAAAGGCGGAAGCAGGAAACCTGTATTCGATGGTGGAGGTGGGGGTGGAGGAGTTGATGGCCTTCCAGTGTTAGGTTGAAACTGCGGCTGTGAGTAATAGTCTTGAGGCCTGGCCTgcggaggaggaggtgggtatGAATAAGGCTGAATTTGGTTCACATCAGCATTGGAGTATAGAGACGGATTTCCTTCTGAAATGGACGTTGAGATGCCAGTGAACGCTCCTTCTCTGCCTGCTAGAACAGAACTCTGAGTTTCAGCAAGAACAGGGAGAGAACATGTTCTAGCTGCAGATTTTGATATTGTCTGGTCGGTTTTCTTGGGTCCCAAAATATGATATGCCATAGTTTTGCTATATTTCTTGGGAAGTGTCGTTCAAAGGAGCATTTTCCGAAAAGTGGACAAGAAGGTAGCATTGGATGACAACCTCAAGAAAAGTCGTTCCGGAAATGAGGTTTTGTTAAATCTTGCTAGTTTAATCAGTTTCTAAAACTCATTTTGTATGAATGAGACCGCCGTAATGAGTTTTCTGTGTAAAATTTGGGGTCTCTCAGGTTATTCTCTCCCTTTTACAAACCCCATTTTATTAAAACTGGGCTTTTCACTGTCACCCAAGCACGCCTTGAGAGTGTTTTGGAGGCAAAGCAATGTGTTCTGTCTTCTGGACACCATTCtaaagtgtcatccaaacacatccCAAAAGTTTCACGCCCTTTTTAAggtactttttttcttttcaaagtttGCACATCTCTGCCTCATTGCTTTTCATACCTCATTGCCCCACGTCCCCAACGCTGTACCTGGAAGGCACAAGTGCCGATGACACGCCCGCAAAAGGACCTTGACCTATCTATTGGGCTCGGGGTGTGGTTTGCTCGTTAGATTGTGGTTTGGtgtggtttgttgagtgagttatGAGTGACTATTGTATCGCATATGTTTGTACGgccttttccttatttttagttCTTTGTAGTAGATTGCCGTAGATAGGTTTTTGGGGAATCCAGCCACTTGTATTACTGTTCCATTGGGTTTGCGctggggtcctgtccggccagGTAGACAAGtgtattaatttgtttaggattttgAGTTTTTCCATTTCAAGTGTTTCAAATTActccttttaagtttttttttttttaaagaaaagaaagaataaggaAACTAATTAGTAGAAAGATAGTAATTACATGACATACTTTTTCAGACAcactttttaagaaaaagaaggaacaaCGAAACTAATTTATCCATAAATTCATAACAAGTTCATCTTTGTGCCTAGGGATGTAAATCAATTGGGCATGCTCAATAATGGATCCATTTTTCAATTTCGCttaatcaaaaaaaaaaaaaaagagtcgaTCTCATTACCAATCGGACTCAAATTGGGTTTCATTatgcaaagtcatatccgaataaACATCCAAGTACAATATCAGACTGAGATCCAATAAAGAATCCAAATGCAGAGAAATGTATGATCTTATACTAGAtgaatccaaatttggttttaagaAACAAGCCTGACCtcaagtctgaatccaaatatatggGATTTTCATATCAAATTCAATTCAGTAAAAAATGGCTCTGACCGTACCAAATTGTTTACATCCCTCTTCTATACGAAGGACcctatttgaaatttctaaTCTTCATGTTTGTggaaatgttttcttttaagaagGCGAAGATGATTTTGTATTAGTTTGAAACATTTGGCTTTTGGAAAAAGCAACCAGTGTTTTAAGAGGCTTAGTGTAGCTGGTCGAGTAGTTATAAGGGTGGGAGTCTCATTCAAGGACGGAGGATAAGGTAGGGCCTGCATGGCCACTCGATccactcaaattttttttaaatttacatgtaaattttaaaaaaattcacttgttttatataaaaattttgaaaaataatattttaattgtaattaaaaattaaaaactttaattcggccccctcataaaaatttttttggttaacACCTGATTTCATTGAGAGTTGAGTGTTAAATTCATAGACTGCAATCAATGGCTTTCGCTTACTCAAAAGAAAAGGCATGCTGGagtatgaaaaaacaaacaaaatcagGGTTGATTCTGGAATATATCCGCTAAAGCAGGGTAAGACCTGAAAAAATATCCAACCGTTCGCTCTGAGAAGTCGAGACGgtgaaaaaggagagagagagagagagagaggggataTGTGAAATACCTGCATGTGGAGCCAACCCTTCACCGGCGGCGCGGTCCGATATCCGGAGAGAGAGGTCGACGAAGCCACGTGGCTTCGTCGAACCCTTCTTTCTCAGCTGGAAGCTGCCGGATTCCGCGACGCCCGGCTCGGGGCTCCGGTCGAGCTTCGTGAGGAACTCCCTGAGCGAGATGCTGGCCGTCCCCTCCAGCCTCTCCCTCAGGAACAGCGTCTCCCTGCCGTACACCTCGACGTGGAGGGCTGCATCCTCGACTGCGCCGTCGAAGGAGGCGACGAACTTGGTGTTCCAAACGGGGCTGGTCCCTCCCCTGGCGTCCACCTTGGTGCAGTACTTCCGCTCGGGGTCGATCCACGCCACCGCGAACCACTGGCTCCGGAGGAACGACCGCCGGAGTCCCCTCGCCGACGCCACGCACACCTCCACGTGGTACTTCCCCATCCCTTCTTCAGCCACTTGCCTTGCCCGAATCTCCGACGCacagaaagcgagagagagagagagcagagagtTGGTTCCTTTGCCTTACGGGcagagggaaagaaaaatgtTACGTCGTTAGAGAGAGACAGTTCTTGGTTTTCTTGGGGAGCGGGAAGGAGAGGGAGATGTAATGTTGTTAGAGAGAGAAGATAGATAGAGAGAACGGAGGCAATGGCGGTAGTGGTGGAAGAATCGTACTTTACTTGATATGAAAAGATGGCAATAGGTGGATTGtgaggaggaaaaggaagaagatgagaatGAGAATGAAGGAATCCTTCCTCCTGTCTTTAACAAGGGTCTAAAGCGAGAAGAATCATAAAATAATAGTTTATAAACCATGTTAAGATTTCtatcatcattattattattattataaatgatTCGATGAAAGGTCGAAATCACACTGCATGCAACTCAATTCACTAGCATGtcgatttcttttcttttttgctttcgaGAAAGTATGATACGATCATACCATGAACCTGAaagcttttgaattttggtgCGTAAATGAAATTTTAGTACCAAAGAAATTTCAAAGGTTCTTTAGGCAATGTTGAGTTTTCAATGCTCATATATCTTATTTACACGTCCAAGTAGAAGTAGGTAGCTACATCTCTGAAGGCTAATATATATCCGTTGTGGGACAAAAGGAGTGCGTAGAATTATTATTTATAAAGTAGTGTAAAAAATGTTGGTAATCTATTTACATATCCATACAAGTATGCTGGCTTTTCAAATGACTTTATCATGATCTTGGCGGTGTTCACTAATGATTTACTAAAAGTCCATCAACTTGGCTCCATATGAATAACGTTTATATATTATTTAGTTTATTGTTAATTAACCATGTAAATACGTTCCTCCTTTATGTGATTGACGGATTCATCAAGCagtttggatccagattttatcaaaaaatgattttttaagaaACTTGGTTTTCGGAAGGGATTGGACAAGCTGGTTCcccaaattatttaaaaaaaaaaattgagttttagGTGTGTCAACTAAACAcataaagtaaattttttaaaaaaacatttttttcataaagcaatttttttcaaaatagcaTTTTTTTATGCTGgagtcatccaaacacccctgGTAAGACTTGTTTTAGTCACAAAAGTATTAGCATTGACTATTGCTAATTTCAATGTATTCAACCATGTAGACCTCggattaaattcatttgaaccatttaaaatgttattatttcgatgggcatagcatagctggtcggctTAAGTGTCGTGTCGTGTGCCCTCAATTCGACTAATAGTTACTACTTTTCTTGACTATAACAAGAGGCATCAGTCATATTCGAATTAAATGATATATTGTAAGTTCACATAAGTTCCTAAGCAGTGTTGAACCTTGATGGGCTCTGGTGAACAgccaaaattattttaaaatgttaaaatttgaaaataatattgtAGAAAAGGTGTTTTTTGGATGGATTACAACTCTACCGGATTCAGCGTTCAAGTCATCTGATTGGAAGAAGGGATGAGAATCATGCTTGGAGTGCGGATCGGGTCACGTTAATTAGGATGGCCCATCCGTATGCACAAACGCTAACAGCCACCTGCACGCTGCACGCATAAGCAAACACAGCGTCGTAATAATATAATTTTGGAATCGAAACAGCCCGATTTAGCTGAATTGGCTGTGAATcggcaaaaaattaaaatttttctttaaaaaataggtaaaaaattattatagttaattaaaaatgataaaactcGTAAAGAAAGTTTAAATTTACTAAATTTGACTAGTGGCATTCTTAAATTGGCTTCCAGATCCAATCCGTTTGCTGCTTTCGATTAGAAATAGTGAATTCAGGCTGGGGATAGACCATAGatataaatatctttttttttttttgcattttaaaggTTGAGGCTTTTCTCGGTATAACAGCGCGagctttgaaaaaattgaaaaaaaaaaaaaagagagagagagagaaatatggtaaattttttaaaattttaaaaattattaaaaacttaaaaatgataACTAATAAAGCAACATAAAAAATGAGTAGATAAGCAATAAAAAAGattgtaaaatgaaaacaatcagttttgcattaaaaaaacatgaaaaaaacgcaTAAAATGCAAACTGTGTTTTTTCCGtttttggcttctttttttttgcaaaaaacatggtttttgccattttttacttgacttatttttcaaattttaactcatttaaaaaaaatgcatttttttaaactaTGGAATAGACATCTTTTCTTAGCACGTGTGAaccttttctttaacttttaaAGGATGAAAGTTAAAGAAATAAATCTCTTTGATGTATAAGAATATCAAAATATGCTTATAATGtattttaaaagaagaaaaactaaaaagatcTGATGtcctttttaaaaatgaattttccaACCCATGCTTCATCTACATTGTCCTTATTTTCCTTTCCAATTGTTCCCTTTTCCCCCTAGTTTTACCTtttaaagcaaaaagaaaaatttctcAGGGCTGCTCATGACAGCTCTCTTCTACTTGATGTAGTTTGATTTAGAGGCGAAGTTAAAGATTTTTTATGAGGAGATTaaattatggtttcaaaattttggcagaagcctaaatatcatttttcaaattttttataattaaatatttaaaatttttaaaattcatatctaaattttaaaacaaattgaGGAAGTGGGGGCTCCTCTCTTGTTCTATTTATCTCTTCCTCCAGCTCACTCTGCTGCG contains these protein-coding regions:
- the LOC116254274 gene encoding uncharacterized protein LOC116254274 isoform X1, which translates into the protein MPSLSLGFVFSTALRPPDIGLWSLLSRPASVGKKSSQGLSVGVSGGRVTTFPVHHRVDLGLHSANMRPETRRKVGGTIGPDAEFSEELLTAKMRPMQRRRTVAGIDQDELLEPSLLADPDSCFYEFNGVHIHHKICNAEDDQVGDLMDISVQGEASNSHLRDGRLGLPMILLHGFGASVFSWSRVMKPLASLVGSKILAFDRPAFGLTSRVHYPHKPSSTLVSSAHLNPYSMAFSVLVTLSFMNLLMADKTILLGHSAGCLVAVEAYFQAPERVAALILVAPAIVAPLVSSNPKKESSTERENVFNNKDSVTNGLNFYRFCAFLFEIYLQVKRAIIWMIKGLMNLISYSYKKLLSAILRSHLAIFLVRLIIDRFGVTAVRNAWYDANKATEHDVNGYTKPLRVKGWDKALLEFTIAMLVHTETEQKTAIKNRLSDITCPVLIVTGDNDRLVPAWNAKRLSQAIPGSQLEVIKDCGHLPHEEQAEEFLSAVRTFLSRAFSIQSHDVNTAGA
- the LOC116254274 gene encoding uncharacterized protein LOC116254274 isoform X2, whose amino-acid sequence is MRPMQRRRTVAGIDQDELLEPSLLADPDSCFYEFNGVHIHHKICNAEDDQVGDLMDISVQGEASNSHLRDGRLGLPMILLHGFGASVFSWSRVMKPLASLVGSKILAFDRPAFGLTSRVHYPHKPSSTLVSSAHLNPYSMAFSVLVTLSFMNLLMADKTILLGHSAGCLVAVEAYFQAPERVAALILVAPAIVAPLVSSNPKKESSTERENVFNNKDSVTNGLNFYRFCAFLFEIYLQVKRAIIWMIKGLMNLISYSYKKLLSAILRSHLAIFLVRLIIDRFGVTAVRNAWYDANKATEHDVNGYTKPLRVKGWDKALLEFTIAMLVHTETEQKTAIKNRLSDITCPVLIVTGDNDRLVPAWNAKRLSQAIPGSQLEVIKDCGHLPHEEQAEEFLSAVRTFLSRAFSIQSHDVNTAGA
- the LOC116254275 gene encoding uncharacterized protein LOC116254275 isoform X1 — translated: MGKYHVEVCVASARGLRRSFLRSQWFAVAWIDPERKYCTKVDARGGTSPVWNTKFVASFDGAVEDAALHVEVYGRETLFLRERLEGTASISLREFLTKLDRSPEPGVAESGSFQLRKKGSTKPRGFVDLSLRISDRAAGEGLAPHAAGREGAFTGISTSISEGNPSLYSNADVNQIQPYSYPPPPPQARPQDYYSQPQFQPNTGRPSTPPPPPPPSNTGFLLPPFAPTAAQEGGTYWSMPGRTSAGARGGTMAPGFGMGAAGGALAAGAFLFGDDFLNAMDYSSGLDGGSVTISANSML
- the LOC116254275 gene encoding uncharacterized protein LOC116254275 isoform X2 codes for the protein MGKYHVEVCVASARGLRRSFLRSQWFAVAWIDPERKYCTKVDARGGTSPVWNTKFVASFDGAVEDAALHVEVYGRETLFLRERLEGTASISLREFLTKLDRSPEPGVAESGSFQLRKKGSTKPRGFVDLSLRISDRAAGEGLAPHAGREGAFTGISTSISEGNPSLYSNADVNQIQPYSYPPPPPQARPQDYYSQPQFQPNTGRPSTPPPPPPPSNTGFLLPPFAPTAAQEGGTYWSMPGRTSAGARGGTMAPGFGMGAAGGALAAGAFLFGDDFLNAMDYSSGLDGGSVTISANSML